In a genomic window of Nocardia fluminea:
- a CDS encoding restriction endonuclease, protein MNAPVKPLSIAVRNEVLNVVWAAFHYRDDLKALMIGADVPESLYNRYATTDNAKVKIARAVLDELRDLGDKGWRIQHKIVAELCQMDRPANGVADVKNGRAALQRLRRVAVDASIVVDTVQAGIDARRDREAARQSQIQQRLAVLGDLSNRFNELSAPKDRSRDELQARGYALEKLLRELFQANDIDYEPSHRTAHEQVDGSFFFRGFPYLVEARWVQNMPTASQLSDFKRKVDGKLDSTRGLYVSMAGFDDDILDYFASQSPGRNNIVYMSGQDLALIFGGNIGLVDALLSKIDAAESLGKFRFDLSA, encoded by the coding sequence GTGAACGCCCCGGTCAAGCCGTTGTCGATCGCGGTACGCAACGAGGTTCTCAATGTGGTGTGGGCGGCGTTCCACTACCGCGATGATCTCAAGGCGTTGATGATCGGTGCCGATGTGCCGGAATCGCTGTACAACCGCTACGCAACCACCGACAACGCCAAAGTCAAGATCGCGCGTGCGGTCCTCGATGAGTTGCGCGACCTCGGCGATAAGGGTTGGCGGATTCAGCACAAGATCGTGGCGGAGTTGTGTCAGATGGACCGCCCTGCCAATGGTGTCGCCGATGTCAAGAACGGGCGCGCGGCCCTGCAACGCTTGCGCCGGGTCGCTGTTGACGCCTCGATCGTGGTCGATACGGTGCAGGCTGGCATCGATGCGCGTCGTGACCGGGAAGCCGCTCGGCAGAGCCAGATTCAACAGCGCCTCGCCGTTCTGGGAGATCTGTCGAATCGGTTCAACGAGCTCTCCGCGCCCAAGGATCGCAGCCGCGACGAACTCCAAGCTCGTGGCTACGCACTGGAGAAGTTGCTTCGAGAGTTGTTCCAGGCCAACGACATCGACTACGAGCCCTCGCACCGGACTGCTCACGAACAAGTGGATGGGTCGTTCTTCTTCCGAGGTTTTCCTTACCTGGTGGAAGCGCGGTGGGTTCAAAACATGCCCACCGCCTCGCAGCTGTCGGACTTCAAACGCAAGGTCGACGGCAAGCTCGACAGCACACGGGGCCTGTATGTGTCGATGGCCGGGTTCGACGATGACATCCTTGACTACTTCGCGAGTCAGTCACCGGGGCGCAACAACATCGTCTACATGTCCGGGCAGGACTTGGCGTTGATCTTCGGGGGCAACATCGGGCTGGTCGATGCATTGTTGTCCAAGATTGATGCGGCCGAGAGCCTCGGTAAGTTCCGGTTCGACCTGAGCGCCTAG
- a CDS encoding OsmC family protein yields MAEQTAPVTNAPTELWVERTGTRAYTGRSNRGAEVLIASQGVPGAFTPGELLKIALAACTGLSSDLPLSRRLGDEFDATIRVSGDADRENELYPQLDEVLELDLSELDEAARERLLVTVQRAVDKVCTVGRTLKAGTKVTLTFDIDA; encoded by the coding sequence ATGGCTGAGCAGACCGCACCCGTGACCAACGCACCCACCGAGCTGTGGGTGGAGCGCACCGGAACCCGTGCCTATACCGGGCGCAGCAACCGGGGCGCCGAGGTGTTGATCGCCTCTCAGGGCGTGCCGGGCGCCTTCACCCCGGGTGAGCTGCTGAAGATCGCGCTCGCGGCCTGCACCGGGCTCAGCTCCGATCTGCCGTTGTCGCGCCGCCTCGGCGACGAGTTCGACGCCACCATCCGCGTCTCCGGCGACGCCGACCGGGAGAACGAGCTCTACCCGCAGCTCGACGAGGTTCTCGAACTGGACCTGTCCGAACTCGACGAGGCCGCCCGCGAACGACTACTGGTCACCGTGCAGCGTGCCGTCGACAAGGTGTGCACCGTGGGTCGCACGCTCAAAGCGGGCACGAAGGTGACGTTGACGTTCGACATCGACGCATGA
- a CDS encoding DUF350 domain-containing protein — protein MTALALESGYWSALGEGVGAIILYCLIGLVLMLVGFFAIDLTTPGKLRDLVVAGKPNAIIVSAAGMISMAFIVVFAVLATGGSGKLSEGLIAAIVYGLVGIIAQVISVRVIEKVTGIDIGRTLHAETYTPEVLVVAAAHFALGLVVAFAIL, from the coding sequence ATGACCGCCCTCGCCCTGGAATCGGGTTATTGGAGTGCGCTCGGTGAAGGCGTCGGCGCCATCATCCTGTACTGCCTGATCGGCCTCGTCCTCATGCTGGTCGGCTTCTTCGCAATCGACCTGACCACGCCCGGCAAGCTGCGCGACCTGGTGGTGGCGGGCAAGCCGAACGCGATCATCGTCTCGGCGGCCGGGATGATCAGCATGGCGTTCATCGTCGTGTTCGCGGTGCTGGCCACCGGCGGCAGCGGCAAACTGTCGGAGGGGCTGATCGCGGCGATCGTGTACGGCCTGGTCGGCATCATCGCGCAGGTGATCTCGGTACGGGTGATCGAGAAGGTCACCGGCATCGACATCGGCCGCACGCTGCACGCCGAGACCTACACCCCCGAGGTCCTGGTCGTGGCCGCCGCGCACTTCGCGCTGGGTCTCGTGGTGGCTTTCGCCATTCTCTGA
- a CDS encoding GlxA family transcriptional regulator — MRIGLIAIDGCFGSAVASVIDIVRVADGARGDVDPRIDPIELAILGPKRRVTTTASMTLSVDHPLSESGEFDVVVVPALGTLTAAATHDALQSRDARSVIASLGRLDEATTRIAAACTGVFAVAETGRMHHRRATTSWFLGPEFLKRYPTVALDLDTMVVVDGNLVTAGAAFAHIDLALSLVRSISPDLAQHVAKLLIIDERPSQAAFVAYEHLRHEDPIVVEFERFVRARLDEPFNVAFVAQSLGTSRRTLERRVRAALNLTPLGFVQRLRIERARHLSATTDLTSAEIALRVGYANAETLRSLLRRERRRS; from the coding sequence ATGCGTATCGGACTGATCGCGATCGACGGCTGCTTCGGTTCGGCGGTCGCGTCGGTCATCGACATCGTGCGGGTGGCCGACGGAGCCCGCGGCGATGTCGACCCGCGGATCGACCCGATCGAACTCGCCATCCTCGGACCGAAACGGCGAGTGACCACGACGGCATCGATGACCCTGTCGGTGGACCACCCGCTGTCGGAGTCCGGAGAGTTCGACGTGGTCGTCGTCCCTGCGCTTGGAACCCTCACGGCCGCCGCGACCCACGACGCCCTCCAGAGCCGAGATGCTCGTTCGGTCATCGCCTCGCTCGGGCGCCTCGACGAGGCGACCACCCGGATCGCCGCGGCGTGCACCGGCGTGTTCGCTGTCGCCGAGACCGGACGGATGCATCATCGGCGGGCGACGACCAGTTGGTTCCTGGGGCCGGAGTTCCTGAAGCGCTATCCGACCGTCGCCCTCGATCTCGACACCATGGTCGTGGTCGACGGGAACCTCGTCACCGCCGGCGCCGCGTTCGCCCACATCGACCTCGCGCTCTCACTCGTGCGATCGATCAGCCCCGACCTGGCCCAACATGTCGCCAAGCTCCTCATCATCGACGAGCGTCCGTCGCAGGCGGCCTTCGTCGCCTACGAACATCTCCGGCACGAGGACCCGATCGTCGTCGAGTTCGAACGCTTCGTGCGCGCCCGCCTGGACGAACCGTTCAACGTCGCCTTCGTCGCGCAGTCGCTCGGCACCAGCCGGCGCACCCTCGAACGACGAGTCCGTGCGGCGCTCAACCTCACTCCGCTCGGCTTCGTCCAACGGCTTCGCATCGAACGAGCTCGGCACCTCTCAGCAACCACGGACCTCACCTCCGCCGAGATCGCGCTACGGGTCGGCTACGCGAACGCCGAGACTCTGCGCTCCCTCCTGCGCAGGGAGCGACGCCGTTCCTGA
- a CDS encoding ISL3-like element ISPfr2 family transposase produces the protein MTDTTPPAGFGRPDLTAFARLDGLGLSVTGQRLEPDRAVLACRVVEPDQWCRRCGSEGAARDTVIRRLAHEPLGWRPTVLEVVVRRYRCADCGHVWRQDTSAAAEPRAKLSRTGLRWALEGIVVAHLTVARVAEGLGVAWDTANNAVLAEGKRLLINDPTRFEGVKVIGVDEHVWRHTRRGDKYVTVIIDLTPVRDGAGPARLLDMVEGRSKAAFKTWLADRDDAFRDAVEVVAMDGFTGFKTAAAEEIPDAVTVMDPFHVVRLAGDALDRCRRRVQLAIHGHRGFRDDPLYKSRRTLHTGADLLTDKQSDRLRALFVDDAHVEVEATWGVYQRMIAAYRHEDRQRGRELMEKLITDLSAGVPKVLTELTTLSRTLKKRAADVLAYFERPGTSNGPTETLNGRLEHLRGSALGFRNLTNYIARSLLETGGFRPQLLHPRLG, from the coding sequence GTGACCGACACAACCCCGCCGGCCGGCTTCGGCCGCCCTGACCTCACCGCCTTCGCTCGACTCGACGGCCTCGGTCTGAGCGTGACCGGACAACGACTTGAACCGGATCGTGCGGTCCTAGCGTGCCGCGTGGTGGAACCAGATCAGTGGTGCCGACGGTGCGGCAGCGAAGGCGCTGCTCGTGACACCGTGATCCGGCGGTTGGCCCACGAGCCGCTGGGCTGGCGACCGACCGTGCTGGAAGTTGTAGTGCGCCGCTACCGCTGTGCCGACTGCGGACACGTGTGGCGCCAAGACACCAGCGCCGCGGCGGAGCCACGCGCGAAGCTCTCGCGCACCGGGCTGCGGTGGGCGCTGGAAGGGATCGTGGTCGCACACCTCACCGTCGCCCGTGTCGCCGAGGGACTCGGGGTCGCGTGGGACACCGCCAACAACGCGGTCCTGGCCGAAGGCAAGCGGCTGCTGATCAACGACCCCACGCGGTTCGAGGGCGTGAAGGTCATTGGCGTCGATGAGCACGTCTGGCGCCACACCAGGCGTGGCGACAAGTACGTCACCGTGATCATCGACCTCACCCCGGTCCGCGATGGCGCCGGCCCAGCAAGGCTGCTGGACATGGTCGAGGGCCGGTCGAAGGCGGCGTTCAAGACCTGGCTCGCCGACCGCGACGACGCCTTCCGTGACGCGGTCGAGGTGGTCGCGATGGACGGCTTCACCGGGTTCAAGACCGCCGCTGCGGAGGAGATCCCGGACGCGGTCACGGTGATGGATCCCTTCCACGTCGTGCGCCTGGCCGGTGACGCCCTCGACAGGTGCCGGCGCCGGGTCCAACTCGCGATCCACGGGCACCGTGGGTTCAGGGACGACCCGCTCTACAAGTCGCGGCGCACGCTGCACACCGGCGCGGACCTGCTCACCGACAAGCAGAGCGACAGGCTACGCGCGCTGTTCGTTGATGACGCTCACGTCGAGGTCGAGGCGACCTGGGGTGTCTACCAGCGCATGATCGCCGCCTATCGCCACGAGGACCGGCAACGTGGCCGCGAGCTCATGGAGAAGCTGATCACCGACCTCAGCGCCGGCGTCCCCAAGGTGCTCACCGAGCTCACCACCCTGAGCCGGACCCTGAAGAAGCGAGCCGCCGACGTGCTCGCCTACTTCGAACGACCCGGCACCAGCAACGGGCCGACCGAGACGCTCAACGGACGGCTCGAACACCTGCGCGGCTCCGCACTCGGGTTCCGCAACCTGACCAACTACATCGCCCGAAGCCTGCTCGAGACCGGCGGCTTCAGACCCCAACTCCTACACCCCCGATTGGGATGA
- a CDS encoding PrgI family protein — MTTIVRIPADVDRSDRIIGPFTIRHVAVLASTALGLYTVWIATKTVIAPVIFVAAVTPIAIGTTIAVLTRRDGLSADLLLVAAIRHRLRPRHLVSSRGSGAGRRQAPRWITDRATRSRPRPPAPAALTAQAVRLPESVSASASGGVGVIDLGTDGLAVIAVAGTLNLSLRTPTEQDSLVGQLAGWLHTLRQPVQILVRSARLDLTEHITGLHTAAGQMSPELAAAALDHADHLTDLVAAEQPTHRQALLIWREPAEGLSATRARPRLPGRGRARRAVSAAARRGAESRLLRRMNEAADVLGPLGVSVTGLDDAQALAVLTSCTNPEGLVSAAADIAAPSAIITTDPDSAVPDPFTGKTGFAPESLTISTRHLEIGSDWAQTLAVTGYPREVTAGWLAPLLSHPGRVEVAIHIDPVDPVTAATRLRRQQARLESSRMGDLGRGRVSDPQIDVAVEDAADLSARVARAEARLFRVAVYLSVHADSETELADEVAAVRALAASLLVDTCTLSYRAAQAWATTLPLGLDLIRVQRTFDTTALAAAFPFDSPQLPAPDPAQAARPHGVLYGRDAASGLLFVDRFAPEAHNHNLVILGRSGAGKSYLVKTEILRSLYRGIEQIVIDPEDEYRRLADTVGGTHIRLGAPGVRLNPFDLEIHTRPDGRRSAPPDGLTRRKLFLHTLIQVLLGDQTAAQRTALDTALADTYTAAGITDDPATWTRPAPTLSGLRAQLDRLGSPTATELAAGLHPYVGEGAYAGVLDGPTTTDPEGGLIVFSLRDLPEELKTIGTLLVLDLTWRRVSHPGLRRPRMITVDEAWLLLSQPAGARFLFRAAKSFRKHWAGLTVATQDCADVCSTELGKAIVSNAATQILLRQAPQAIDEVATAFHLSDGEQQFLLSAARGSGLLTAGGDRAVFGSLASFTENAIITTDPSELAASADEPGIDIDIDPSSTLPALTAQGDPATAPSHRGKDDIDADEKEEVVLDNRAA, encoded by the coding sequence ATGACAACGATCGTGCGCATACCCGCCGACGTGGACAGAAGCGACCGGATCATCGGCCCCTTCACGATCCGCCACGTCGCTGTCCTCGCCAGCACCGCGCTGGGGCTGTACACGGTGTGGATCGCGACCAAGACGGTGATCGCCCCGGTGATCTTCGTCGCCGCCGTGACCCCGATCGCCATCGGAACCACGATCGCGGTCCTGACCCGCCGCGACGGGCTCTCTGCCGATCTGCTGCTCGTGGCCGCGATCCGCCACCGTCTTCGACCCCGACACCTCGTGTCATCACGCGGGTCCGGAGCTGGCAGGCGGCAGGCCCCGCGCTGGATCACCGACCGCGCCACCCGATCCCGGCCGCGACCGCCCGCTCCGGCGGCATTGACCGCGCAGGCAGTGCGGTTGCCCGAATCAGTGTCCGCCAGCGCCAGCGGCGGTGTCGGAGTGATCGACCTCGGCACCGACGGGCTCGCAGTCATCGCGGTCGCGGGCACCCTCAACCTGTCGCTGCGAACCCCGACCGAACAAGACAGCCTCGTCGGACAACTCGCCGGATGGCTCCACACCCTGCGCCAACCCGTCCAGATCCTCGTCCGCTCCGCCCGCCTGGACCTGACCGAACACATCACCGGCCTACACACCGCCGCCGGACAGATGTCACCGGAGCTGGCTGCCGCCGCGCTCGACCACGCCGACCACCTCACCGACCTGGTCGCCGCCGAACAACCCACCCACCGCCAAGCTCTGCTGATCTGGCGCGAACCAGCCGAGGGTCTGTCGGCCACCAGGGCTCGGCCCCGACTGCCCGGCCGTGGCCGGGCGCGGCGCGCGGTCTCGGCCGCCGCGCGCCGAGGCGCGGAGTCGCGGTTGTTGCGCCGGATGAACGAGGCCGCCGATGTTCTGGGTCCGTTGGGGGTGTCGGTCACCGGCCTCGACGACGCGCAAGCCTTGGCGGTGTTGACCAGTTGCACCAACCCCGAGGGTCTTGTTTCGGCCGCCGCCGACATCGCCGCGCCCTCGGCGATCATCACCACCGACCCCGACTCCGCAGTACCGGACCCGTTCACTGGTAAGACCGGGTTCGCGCCGGAATCGCTGACCATCAGTACCCGCCATCTCGAGATCGGCTCGGACTGGGCACAAACTCTCGCGGTCACCGGATACCCGAGGGAAGTGACGGCCGGCTGGCTCGCACCACTGCTCTCGCATCCCGGCCGCGTCGAGGTCGCCATCCACATCGACCCCGTCGACCCGGTCACCGCCGCCACCCGGTTACGCCGCCAACAGGCACGGCTCGAGTCCTCCCGGATGGGCGACCTCGGCCGAGGCCGCGTGTCCGACCCGCAGATCGATGTCGCCGTCGAAGACGCCGCCGACCTGTCCGCCCGGGTCGCACGCGCCGAAGCCAGACTGTTCCGGGTCGCGGTGTATCTGAGCGTGCACGCCGACTCCGAAACAGAACTGGCCGACGAGGTCGCCGCCGTGCGAGCCCTGGCAGCGAGCCTGCTCGTCGACACCTGCACCCTGTCCTACCGCGCCGCTCAAGCCTGGGCCACCACCCTGCCCTTGGGCCTGGATCTGATCCGGGTGCAGCGGACCTTCGACACCACCGCCCTCGCCGCGGCATTCCCGTTCGACTCCCCACAACTACCCGCCCCCGATCCGGCCCAGGCCGCCCGCCCGCACGGGGTGCTCTACGGCCGCGACGCCGCCTCAGGGCTGTTGTTCGTGGACCGGTTCGCTCCCGAAGCCCACAACCACAACCTCGTCATCCTCGGCCGATCCGGGGCAGGCAAGTCCTACCTGGTCAAAACCGAGATCCTGCGCTCGCTCTATCGCGGCATCGAACAAATCGTCATCGACCCCGAAGACGAATACCGCCGCCTGGCCGACACCGTCGGCGGCACCCACATCCGCCTCGGCGCACCGGGCGTGCGACTCAACCCGTTCGACCTCGAAATCCACACCCGCCCAGATGGTCGCCGCAGCGCCCCACCTGACGGGCTCACCCGCCGCAAACTGTTCCTCCACACGCTGATCCAGGTGTTGCTCGGCGACCAAACCGCCGCGCAGAGAACAGCATTGGACACCGCCCTGGCCGACACATACACCGCCGCCGGGATCACCGACGATCCCGCGACGTGGACCCGGCCCGCGCCCACACTGAGCGGGTTGCGTGCCCAACTCGACCGACTCGGTTCCCCCACTGCCACCGAGCTGGCAGCTGGGCTACACCCCTACGTCGGCGAGGGCGCCTATGCCGGGGTATTGGACGGGCCGACCACCACCGACCCCGAAGGTGGGCTGATCGTGTTCTCGCTGCGGGATCTACCCGAGGAGCTGAAAACGATCGGCACCCTCCTTGTGCTGGATTTGACGTGGCGGCGGGTGTCGCACCCGGGCCTGCGGCGGCCCCGGATGATCACCGTGGACGAGGCATGGCTATTGCTGAGTCAGCCTGCCGGAGCACGATTCCTGTTCCGGGCGGCGAAGAGCTTCCGTAAACACTGGGCCGGGCTGACCGTGGCCACCCAGGACTGCGCCGATGTGTGCTCCACCGAACTCGGCAAGGCGATCGTGTCCAACGCCGCGACGCAGATCCTGCTGCGTCAAGCGCCCCAGGCCATCGATGAAGTCGCGACCGCGTTCCACCTCTCCGACGGTGAACAACAGTTCCTGCTCTCGGCAGCGAGGGGAAGCGGTCTCCTCACAGCAGGGGGCGATCGGGCCGTGTTTGGTTCGCTGGCTTCGTTCACCGAGAACGCCATCATCACCACCGACCCCAGCGAGCTCGCCGCCAGTGCCGACGAACCAGGCATCGACATCGATATCGACCCTTCGTCAACGCTGCCAGCTCTCACCGCACAAGGCGATCCCGCGACCGCCCCGTCTCACCGTGGCAAGGACGACATCGATGCCGACGAGAAGGAAGAGGTGGTGCTCGACAACCGTGCGGCCTGA
- a CDS encoding glutathionylspermidine synthase family protein, which translates to MRRNKSTPRPDWQQIVEKQGLVYGVPGRDASGQPRPYWDESVHYEFSMDEILALEADVELLQSMCLHAAEHVVLTERFADFGLPEWTWGPIAESWRRSDPYVYGRFDLRYDARRPAKLLEYNADTPTSLLEAAIIQWHWLQQAYPGGDQWNSLHEKLVERWTELRGVLPGTELHFTWSGADATGEDNVTTAYMQETAAEAGFDTVALPIEEVGFDTELNRFVDLAEAPIEAIFKLYPWEWILDDDFGKRVVGSLPATAWVEPLWTTLLSNKAILAILWEMYPGHPNLLPAYLDNPHELTEYIRKPKLGREGANMTIVGPGMETATGGVYGAEGFVYQLLDPLPEFDGMRPVLGAWVVGDTAAGLGIRETAGLITDDGAAFVPHRIVD; encoded by the coding sequence ATGCGCCGCAACAAGAGCACACCACGCCCCGACTGGCAGCAGATCGTCGAGAAGCAGGGACTCGTCTACGGCGTACCGGGACGCGATGCCAGCGGTCAGCCGCGCCCCTACTGGGACGAGTCGGTGCACTACGAGTTCTCGATGGACGAGATCCTCGCGCTGGAAGCCGACGTGGAACTGCTGCAGTCGATGTGTCTGCACGCGGCCGAACACGTGGTGCTCACCGAACGCTTCGCCGATTTCGGCCTGCCGGAATGGACATGGGGCCCGATCGCCGAATCATGGCGTCGCAGTGACCCTTACGTGTACGGCCGCTTCGACCTGCGCTACGACGCGCGCCGCCCGGCCAAGCTCCTGGAATACAACGCCGACACCCCCACCTCGCTGCTCGAGGCCGCGATCATCCAGTGGCACTGGTTGCAGCAGGCCTATCCCGGTGGCGACCAATGGAATTCGCTGCACGAGAAACTGGTGGAGCGCTGGACCGAGCTGCGCGGCGTGCTGCCGGGCACCGAACTGCACTTCACCTGGTCGGGCGCCGACGCGACCGGCGAGGACAACGTCACCACCGCCTACATGCAGGAGACGGCGGCCGAAGCCGGGTTCGACACGGTGGCGCTGCCGATCGAGGAAGTCGGTTTCGATACCGAGCTGAACCGGTTCGTCGATCTGGCCGAGGCGCCGATCGAGGCGATCTTCAAGCTGTATCCGTGGGAGTGGATCCTCGACGACGACTTCGGCAAGCGCGTGGTGGGCAGCCTGCCCGCGACCGCGTGGGTCGAACCGCTGTGGACCACGCTGCTGAGCAACAAGGCGATCCTGGCGATCCTGTGGGAGATGTATCCCGGTCACCCCAATCTGCTGCCCGCCTACCTCGACAACCCGCACGAGCTCACCGAATACATTCGCAAACCCAAACTCGGCCGCGAGGGCGCGAACATGACCATCGTCGGCCCCGGCATGGAGACCGCGACCGGCGGCGTCTACGGCGCCGAGGGTTTCGTCTACCAATTGCTCGACCCGCTACCGGAATTCGACGGGATGCGCCCGGTGCTCGGTGCCTGGGTCGTGGGTGACACCGCGGCGGGGCTCGGTATCCGGGAGACCGCCGGCCTGATCACCGATGACGGCGCCGCGTTCGTGCCGCACCGCATCGTCGACTGA
- a CDS encoding site-specific integrase has product MEQPKRGRPELDPGVVPEPNVKPHPTLVGVWTASGRPRDWNGNYRRITRSSPPETDTRGRAKPDRTGERARRAFLDTAQEWVDSSVTLAGALNKRSTLAQVWAAYKSDLRKRGRLEETIYNYEPMMRDTVTPKYGLREIGMVNTAVIEDMLDYVGRERGGSAPRILKDNILSGMFRFAIRVGALGPGNPVREALLPKPTNFSRRRGGAAFVDSATVERLLIAVYTSTAPCPTLDDRVVHPTRRHRVPTVTEYCDTYDIADWVLFVAATGWRLGQTLGVCESDIDFDTAILTPRGAVRQRDGSAQVWIDYTADNAEQDLNQAKFITKPVQLPQVVLDMMSARIKRLKKTRLALPPRPDDADWPQDLLFFDLDDGGPRNLKSMSRRWRRLAAALGLPEGVTPHSLRKHLGTEGISAGLDATKVADQLGNTSRVLRKSYVRRHQPHADVTAMIGDKLGPALSEIERRRSG; this is encoded by the coding sequence ATGGAACAGCCTAAACGAGGCCGCCCGGAACTGGACCCCGGCGTTGTCCCCGAACCGAACGTGAAACCACACCCGACGCTCGTGGGCGTGTGGACGGCATCGGGGCGGCCCCGCGACTGGAACGGCAACTACCGTCGCATCACCCGCTCATCGCCACCGGAAACCGACACCAGAGGCCGCGCGAAACCTGACCGGACCGGTGAACGCGCGCGGCGCGCGTTCCTCGACACCGCCCAAGAGTGGGTCGACTCCTCGGTGACATTGGCAGGCGCGCTGAACAAACGCTCCACCCTTGCCCAGGTATGGGCCGCCTACAAGAGTGATCTCCGCAAACGCGGACGACTTGAGGAGACGATCTACAACTACGAACCGATGATGCGCGACACCGTGACCCCCAAATACGGGCTCCGCGAGATCGGCATGGTCAACACCGCCGTCATCGAAGACATGCTCGACTACGTCGGCCGCGAACGCGGCGGCAGCGCGCCCCGCATCCTGAAAGACAACATCCTGTCCGGGATGTTCCGCTTCGCCATCCGGGTCGGCGCACTCGGACCGGGCAACCCGGTCCGGGAGGCGCTGTTGCCGAAACCGACGAACTTCTCCCGCCGCCGTGGTGGTGCCGCGTTCGTCGATTCCGCGACAGTGGAACGTCTCCTGATCGCTGTCTACACCTCCACCGCGCCGTGCCCGACCTTGGATGACCGCGTCGTCCACCCGACACGCAGACACCGGGTACCCACGGTCACCGAATACTGCGACACCTACGACATCGCCGACTGGGTACTGTTCGTCGCCGCGACCGGGTGGCGGCTCGGCCAGACCCTGGGGGTATGTGAGTCCGACATCGATTTCGATACCGCAATCCTCACTCCGCGCGGCGCGGTCCGCCAGCGTGACGGCTCGGCCCAGGTGTGGATCGACTACACCGCCGACAACGCCGAGCAGGATCTCAACCAGGCCAAGTTCATCACCAAGCCAGTCCAACTGCCCCAGGTGGTGCTCGACATGATGAGCGCCCGGATCAAGCGGTTGAAGAAGACCAGGTTGGCATTGCCGCCGCGACCCGACGATGCCGACTGGCCACAAGACTTGCTGTTCTTCGATCTCGACGACGGCGGACCCCGCAACCTCAAGAGCATGAGCCGACGCTGGCGACGACTGGCCGCCGCGCTGGGGCTACCCGAGGGGGTCACACCCCACAGTTTGCGTAAACACCTCGGCACCGAAGGCATCTCGGCCGGACTCGACGCGACCAAGGTCGCCGACCAGCTCGGCAACACCTCCCGGGTACTACGCAAATCCTATGTGCGCCGCCACCAGCCCCACGCGGACGTCACCGCGATGATCGGTGACAAACTCGGCCCCGCCCTGAGCGAAATAGAACGCCGCCGCTCCGGCTAG
- a CDS encoding acylphosphatase produces MSEEPVRLSAWVHGYVQGVGFRWWTRSRALELGLVGYARNHSDGRVHVVAEGPRSAGEKLLELLRSGEAPDTTHAVGHATHGLSGRAPGRVDLVVESWEPARGDMTGFEER; encoded by the coding sequence ATGAGCGAGGAGCCGGTTCGGCTGAGCGCGTGGGTGCACGGGTACGTGCAGGGCGTGGGATTCCGGTGGTGGACGCGCTCGCGCGCACTGGAACTCGGCCTGGTCGGCTACGCGCGCAACCACAGCGACGGCCGCGTCCACGTTGTCGCCGAAGGGCCGCGATCGGCGGGCGAGAAATTGCTGGAACTGCTACGGTCCGGCGAAGCGCCCGACACCACGCACGCCGTCGGGCACGCGACACATGGTCTGTCCGGGCGTGCTCCTGGGCGGGTGGACCTGGTTGTGGAAAGCTGGGAGCCCGCGCGGGGCGACATGACGGGATTCGAGGAGCGCTAG
- a CDS encoding putative quinol monooxygenase, which produces MSTPASLPYAFVAKIVAADGQHDALADLLAGAVALANEEVGTIVWFAVRTHADTFWIFDAFPDEAARDAHANGAIVAALMANQHLLGAAPEILAADVLASKLP; this is translated from the coding sequence ATGTCCACACCCGCATCACTTCCGTATGCCTTCGTCGCCAAGATCGTCGCGGCCGATGGACAGCACGACGCGCTCGCCGATCTGCTCGCCGGCGCTGTCGCGCTCGCCAACGAAGAAGTAGGAACGATTGTCTGGTTCGCGGTCAGGACCCACGCCGACACCTTCTGGATCTTCGATGCATTCCCCGACGAGGCCGCTCGCGACGCCCACGCCAACGGCGCCATCGTCGCAGCCCTGATGGCCAACCAGCACCTCCTCGGCGCAGCACCCGAGATCCTGGCGGCCGACGTCCTCGCGTCCAAGCTTCCGTAG
- a CDS encoding helix-turn-helix transcriptional regulator — protein sequence MSDHTDTPAHQHRRQDWLTTAELAQEYGFAIGTLRYWRHTGYGPASFTLGRKVVYRREAVEAWIAEQEQRTRRGGTAAA from the coding sequence ATGTCTGACCACACCGACACCCCCGCCCACCAGCACCGGCGACAGGACTGGCTCACCACTGCCGAACTCGCCCAGGAATACGGGTTCGCCATCGGTACCCTGCGCTACTGGCGTCATACCGGCTACGGCCCCGCCTCTTTCACGCTCGGCCGCAAAGTCGTCTACCGCCGCGAAGCCGTCGAGGCATGGATCGCCGAACAGGAACAACGCACCCGACGCGGCGGCACCGCCGCCGCCTGA